The sequence below is a genomic window from Salvelinus sp. IW2-2015 linkage group LG10, ASM291031v2, whole genome shotgun sequence.
ATAGATACCAGGCCAGTATGACCCCCCAGACCCAGTAGATAATAGATACCAGGCCAGTATGGCCCCACTCCCCCAGACCCAGTAGATAATAGATACCAGGCCAGTATTGCCCCCACTCCCCCAAACCCAGTAGATAATAGATACCAGGTCAGTATGACACCCCCAGACCCAGTAGATAGATACCAGGCCAGTATGCCCCCTCCCCCAGTAGATAATAGATACCAGGCCAGTATGACGCCCTCCCCCAGACCCAGTAGATAATAGATACCAGGTCAGTATGACCCCCCAGACCCAGTAGATAGATACCAGGCCAGTATGCCCCTCCCCCAGACCCAGTAGATAATAGATACCAGGCCAGTATGCCCCCTCCCCCAGACCCAGTAGATAATAGATACAGGCCAGTATGCCCCTCCCCCAGACCAGTAGATTAATATATACCAGGCCAGTATGACCCCTCCCCCAGACAGTAGATAATAGATACCAGGCCAGTATGACCCCCCCACCCCAGACCCAGTAGATAATAGATACCAGGCCAGTATGACCCCCCCAGAACCCAGTAGATAATAGATACCAGCCAGTATGACCCCCCTGACCCAGTAGAAATAGATACCAGGCCAGTATGACCCCCATCATATCCAGTAGATAATAGAACACAGGCCAGAATGACCCCCTATGACCCAGTAGATAATAGATACCAAGCCAGTATGACCCCCCCAGATCCAGTAGATAATTGTAGTGGCATAACAATCCAACACGTCTTTGTGATTGAGCCTTTAATGTACCTTTGCATCCTTGAGGAGCCTTTAGGAGGATGTTGGTTATCGACCATGTATGAAGACTGGGAGGCTGTCAGGAACTCCAGGCAGGCATCAAGTCTATAGACCAGGGTTAGgaaccaaatggcatcctattgcctatttagtgcactactttaaaagGGTTAGGTCCAGAGTTCCACTGTATTGATCTATTGTGGTAATAGAccctggagaggaggggaggctacAGCTGAGTACTGGTAATTTGATTCTGTTTACCAAGTATACTGACTATACCATACTTAGGTTACATGAATTTACAGCTTGCCGCATATCATAGGGGCAACTTGGACAACGTGATAGGGGCAGCAAGCTGCcaaacattttagattcttctcaATGGAGAAGGTTGGACCATTTAAACTACAAGAAAACAGTGTGCAGCCAGCCTTTCTTATAATTTAATCCTGACACTGCTTGCACATGGACTTCACGAAGGTGTAGGCAATAAGCCATTCATGAGAAAATTAAACAAGTTCTGTGTTGTTCAACATATTGGCATGCCACAAGTAAGTTTTCTATACAATGTCTGTCAGAGTGAAAAGTGTGCCTTGTAGTTTAATGGGAAACCTGCATTTTATGTGGCTGTATAACGTTTTGTGTGGTTTTCTTTCTCAGGTAGAGCTGGTGGGCTTGATGATCTAGGAGGGCTGGGTGTTCTGCTGGATAGCCCAGACAAGAAAAAGTGCAAGTCGAACGCACAGGTAAAATACCAGCACAATAGTCTGACTTTCTGAGATTCCCTTCTTTGTTATAGGTCGAAAATCTTGTGGTTTCCGATATTGACCAACCTCATTCAGTCAGACAATGCTATATCAAGACAAAACGAATATACTGCTCACTTATTCATCAAACTTTTGAGAAGTTCTCTGAATGGCTGTTGATAGTCAAGTGTTTGACGCTGCTTGCATAGTTCTGTATCAACTACCTTTATCATTGCCTTTTCATGCGTTTCCCCAGGCTCCCTCCTTCGCTCCCCTATCTGAGTATGCTCCACCACCAAACCGAAGTGCCGACCACCTAGTGGCTACCAATCCTTTTGATGACAACTACAACACACCATCTTTCAAGCCTCTGTCCTCTGGGAACCCATATTTTGGCCACCCGCACTACCCTGGCTGCAGTGGCTATGGCCTGCCCAGGATGGACCACCTCATGCCAAATAGGATGCCATCTTCTTACAGGGGTCCCTACCAGATACGAAACCAGCTCCACCCTTTTGCCCAGACTCAAATGGGAATGGGGTTCAATCGACCCCCTGACTTTAACTATGGTTACCATGAAAATCCCAATTACGGTAACCATCCACCATTaagcaacaacaacagtaacatgcCACTTCCACCCAATCAGCCTTTTAGACCAGGTCCCCATGACAACTTGAATCAGGTGCATCTGCATAATGTGACCCAAAGCACTTCTCCTGACATGGGCCTGAGCTTTAGATCAGCAGTCAATCCAATTGGGAATCCACCTCCCCAACCCGGCATGGACCCTAGTCCTGGTTTTACTCGGCAGCAGCAAAACAACAGATTTACCCAGTCCAATACACCTACACCTAAACAGGACATGAGTGAGGTGGTGTCAAGCAAAAGTACATCCCAGAACACATCTCCACAGAAACGAAGCCATGGCTCAGAGGAGATCATGGGTCAGAAAAACTCTGTCGACCTGAAATCAAAGAATAGAGGCGCCCTGGTCTGTCAGGGTGCAGGTCAGCCTAACACCACAGAGAAAATCAACGGCATCATCCACCCCAATAATGATTCTCTGAAGAAGTCCCCACAGTCAGGCAGGCACATGGAGGCAGCCCCCCTGGAGCGGAGTAGAAGcaatggaggtggtggtgtggccATCAATAAGACACTGATGCATCCCAACAGGCCTAGCCACTCCTCCATGGAGCCTGTGTTTCCATGTGGAGTATGCCTGAATGAAGTGAATGATGACCAGGAAGCTATCCTGTGTGAGGCCTCATGTCAAAAATGGTTTCACAGGGTTTGTACTGGAATGACTGAGACAGCTTATAACCTGTTGACAGCAGAGGTGTTGGCAGTGTGGGGCTGTGACATCTGCATGGAGGAGAAAGGGGCACAGCTCCATAGAACAAAGGAGCTAACAGGGCAGCCAGCAGGGCAGCAGCCAACAGTTAACAGCGAGTGATACGAATATGAGCCATCAGTAACATTATTAATCTTATGCTGGTTATACTATTTTCTTTGGTATACTTCCTTTGTTGGTGATTTTTCCTTACGTTTTTACGTAGGGTTTACGAAGGGTTAAATTTGtaccattttgttgttttatttgacATTTGGTATAATTTGGATAGCAGTGTCTGTCCTGTGCTTAGACCGATGCAAGAGCTAGACTGAAGTCCTGTTTAATGTCATATGTATTCCCTATTTTTGGGCAGGTACCATTGGCCATGTTGACCACAATAATGTCATTCTCTTAACAAGGTCCTTACTGTTTCGCTCAACTTTCCTGGCCTATGGTTTATATAAGTTATTATAACATCAGTATGAGTAAGCTATCCGGAAAGGTTAACTGATTGACGGATGCAAACGTATTCAACATTTTAATCAGATATTTTTTTTCAACTACTGTTATAGTTTGACAGATTTTGAGCAGTATGATTGTTTCCCAAAAAGTTGATAGTCACAGATGGAATGGTGTTCCAAAGCCATACACCTGTACTGTATGCTATACAACCAGAATTGGATCTGATACATTTTTTAGAAATGATTCGATACATGTGGTCATTCCACAAATTTTATGCCTTTTGAGATGTATAACTTcgtgagaaaaaaaatgtttgacaGTAACAGGGTTGAAGATGTCATCttaaaatcagccataaatcccctcgtGACAGGGGAAATGGATGTTGTGTGTGCAACAgtgaggggcaattgaatgcaagctttaaAAAAGTAGAAATGTTCAAACATTTTTAGCCTGTCTAATCTATCtataggtaacagggttgacatgttatgctcgacccactcagtttRccaccacaaaacaccagacaatggtcaaaaagagtagaaccagctcacctgcttttacactaggaTTTggctattagatgttcaatgtttattttgttaaaaaaaaaatcccaaggAATCGTTTCACAATATTAGAACAaaagttcagttcacgtaacagggttgaccttaaaatgagggccaggttttttttttactttaaaattaaTCWccaatcacattaaataaataatcttcagaaatgactttgtcaaagcaacaaaataactaggggtTTACAACTTGGATAAATCTTAGGGTTTAGTGGGTTAATATCTCCCTGGAAGTCAGAGAGTGCACGGAGGAACATGTCaacattttggcactttagcaagtctttattcatattaaaaatcgGATTtgttgaattctccatgtggtttatattaaagggcactttgaatataacaggcttttaaaattcaatattggtgcacaatttcgaATGAAAATATCAAAGGGARGCAAAAGGCACTAATTTCGTGGAACGATCCATGTGTGTTTTTCAAACTGTTGATATTGAATGTATTTAGAGCCTTAATGAATTATGTTTGTAAAACATTATGCAGATTAAGCTAATTTAAATGAACCTATTATATAAAAGACATGTTAtagtctaaaaatatgtttttagtatGTGTGCACTTTGCTTTGCtctaattgtattatttttgcGCCAACATGATGCATTTAAATCAACAtttctttatattttgttttcattttaggAAAGGTAAAATAATATGATAATTAGTAATAAGAGACATGCTTACTGTATAAAGGGAAAATAACCTTGGTTCAAAATAAAACTTCTTTGTCAAATTATAGTTTCAAGCATGGCTTCCATTTTTGCTAGTTTAAAGtaaactaaatatattttttaattgtttgCTTTTCTCATGTAGATTTGTCTTACTGTTTGGAGAACTTTTCATTAAGTTCGATATTGCAATATTTTGGTGATTCAACTATTTTCCAAATTTCTAATAAATTTATCCCGCCTACTTTCTATGGGAGCACATTGCTCAAGTTAGGCTTCGGCCCATCAGACATAAATATTGGTAGTTGATATTGTTCAGAAATTTGTTTTCATATTGTCAgtcataaaaaatttaaaaatctaaatcttctataaaacaaatcaaaactatTGATCAAAACTACGCAACAACTTTTTAAAACTACTCAATGTGGCATTGTGAATGTATACAGTACTGTGCTCAATTTTGTATAATGTAATTGTATCAATGTTRGCTTCCTTTTTGAACTGGTATGAACAAGCAGTTAATATTTACTGTTGATTCAGTGCTAACATCAGGATCAACAGCCTTACAAGTGTTTTGATACATCATCACTTCCAGATATTTTGCTTAATATATCAAGTGAAAAAACTGCATTTGTATGTTGTTGACTGTTAATTTATTagccatttgtgatgtagctgaaTATTGTGTGATCAAAATATTGATAATGTTTATAGGAATAATATATTATTACCCCATTCCTAATGAATTGATAATGGTTTTGAATCCAGTTTTATTCGATTTAACACAAAAATGGTCATGTACCAAAATGTTATTTCATTTCAGAAGTACATTCCTTACAGAATAACAACTCCACTTACATATCTCGTTGTTTGCAAAGTGCAGTTAGCTTGATTTTCAAGTTAATTTTTTCATACTAGATGATTGACAGCAGATGCCTTATTttcttgacagtttaaaatgtTGTTTATTAGTAAATGTAATGTATGAATAACCTGTATGCTCATTATACATGCACATGAACTATTTGTACTTTTCCTACATCGATTGGCCACCAAAAAGGATAGAATTTTCAGATGAGCACCTTATTATATTACCTTTAGGATATTGAATGTACCGGTACATGATATCAAATGTTAATTTCACTCATAGTTACAACAATGTTATTGTGGTTTTATGAAAATTATGCagaggtataaaaaaaaatggcaaaCAGGACTCAATTGTGAGGTCTGGTAGTAGATTAGATATGTGCCTCTGTAGCATGAACAATATGGTTTAATTTCTTCAATGACCCATAGCTTAATTTGTTTTGTATTCTGTTCCTTATAATGAATGTATGCAGTAATAGTACAGATTCCACAAACTTTTTTTCTAAATTGACAAACATTTTATTGTATAACttattttaataaaaaacaaCTTTGAAATCGTGTCTTCGCTTTTATGTGTTGAACATTTTGGGCTATCAGATTTATACCTTCAAAAATAGCCCCTTAGAGCACTAGGAACACGACATCAGAACATTTAGAACTATCAGAAATTCTTTGCTTCAACCCTTCAAGTCCAGCTGGGCTCTAGGATCTGAATGTAGGCTGGCCTGGCAGTGGCCCTTTAACTGGCGCCAAACTTTGAGACAGGAAGTACACCAATCGTTCGCGGAAACAACTTTATTTCTTCCTTGGCAACCGGCAACAATGTTGTAGCTACTACCACCACACAACAATTTAGCAAATCAAAGTMAACTATACAATTGGTTTGAAATGCCTTTGATTGTCAAAGATTAAacatggacagagacagaaacgATTGTTTACATAAATGTACCATTAAAAGGAGTAAAGGTTGGGAAAGTAGACATATTTTCAACAGACGAATATCTGAAGGTAAAAGTTTTGGGGAAACActctaaagctagctagctaacgttacctatctAAATGTTGTCAACAGTAGTAAATGGTCAATTGCTTTGGTTTGTGTCCTTCATTTTAGGTACATTTTCCCCCATTTTTATTTGGTTTGCCTCCTTAATTTAGGTACATTTCCCCCGTTTTTATTTGAAGCCTTCCTGTTTGAGCCGATAGATGATGACAAAAGCACAGCAAAAATTGGAAATGGAGTTTCAGTTTTCACATTGCAGAAAAYYAAGGAGACTGTGGGAGCACCTTGTGATTACTAACAGTAATTCATTATCTAACAGCAATATAGATATTAGTCTAGTTAGCDATGTAAGCGTTAATCGACGAGGGgctatgtatttgaaaataataaatgacaTGGAAGACGCTTTAGCGGAGTGGAATAAACCTTCCaaggagttgcattattttccagagaacgcattgagagccccgagttgatatcccttttataccatggctatactTTTGCtggaaatgtgttcaacatcaactgaagtagctagcaagtttactagataggctagctacagtagttgccttggtaaccacaCAAATAGACTTGCTactttagctaaccaaaccattaGTTTTAGCATGCTATTATTGAAATCGAATTCAGCAATTCGACTTTTACTTTCAAAAGCAGCAccaacatagaacatgtaagaatgaactaaagccattgaattctaccctgCTGATATACCGTGccttatagggaaataatgcacgctctagaacgCCCTTAAAGCCAAACAGAAACAACTATTCAACAAC
It includes:
- the LOC111969422 gene encoding pygopus homolog 1, with the protein product MSKEQDKDTSLKRNRGRAGGLDDLGGLGVLLDSPDKKKCKSNAQAPSFAPLSEYAPPPNRSADHLVATNPFDDNYNTPSFKPLSSGNPYFGHPHYPGCSGYGLPRMDHLMPNRMPSSYRGPYQIRNQLHPFAQTQMGMGFNRPPDFNYGYHENPNYGNHPPLSNNNSNMPLPPNQPFRPGPHDNLNQVHLHNVTQSTSPDMGLSFRSAVNPIGNPPPQPGMDPSPGFTRQQQNNRFTQSNTPTPKQDMSEVVSSKSTSQNTSPQKRSHGSEEIMGQKNSVDLKSKNRGALVCQGAGQPNTTEKINGIIHPNNDSLKKSPQSGRHMEAAPLERSRSNGGGGVAINKTLMHPNRPSHSSMEPVFPCGVCLNEVNDDQEAILCEASCQKWFHRVCTGMTETAYNLLTAEVLAVWGCDICMEEKGAQLHRTKELTGQPAGQQPTVNSE